The Thermococcus sp. genomic sequence CTCGATGTCGTGGTTGGGGAGGGCTTTGGAACCGTCACAATTGCCTCGCCAGGAAGGTAGTGGTCGCTTTCGGCTTTGATGACGATGCTCCCGTATCCGGTTCTTTTCAAACTTATCACAGCAATCCCCGAGGAGTTAGTTACCTCGTAATCCGTGCCCAGTGGACCGGACGCAACAACCGTGACGTTTGGGACCGGAAGTCCAGAGGAATCAATGACCTGAACTATAATCGTCCCGTTGGAGACAGTTGGAGTCAGAATCAGTTTCTTGACATCAACAAAGGTCGTCACAATTTTCCCGTCGAGGTTCAGCGTTACCCTGTAAACTCCCGGTTTTGTAACTAGGTAGGAGACTTGGCCACTTGAGTCTGTTTCAAATGTGGCGTTATTAATTGAGACCTCTATCCCGGGAACCCCACCCGTTGAGTTGAAAACTCTGACGTAGATGGCACTGTCCATGAAGTAGACGTCATAGGAGAGTTTCCTCTGATAGACCTCGAAAGTCTTTGTAACCCTTTTATATTTGCCACCGAGGTTTGCCCAGAGCTCAACGGTGTAGTTGCCAATATCAGGGTGCTTGAGGACGATTGTCTTCTCCCAGACTTCCCCGGGGTTGAGGTAAGTGGAGTTCTCGTAGCTTTTGAGTATGACTCCACCACTCATCACCCTGTAACCTATGGAGCCGAGGAGAATCCCGTTGGACTTTGAAACGACCTTGAAGGTGATGGCAACATCGTGTCCGTATATATACCTTCTTCCGACCTCAACGGATAGTGAGTAGTCCGAGAGAACGCCAACAGATACGACAAACCTATCGCTTGAATAAACGTTTCCTGCCTTCGCAACGAGCGTGAGGTTGTACTCCCCCGGGGGAACATTGAGGACCCTTAGCGTGATTGTATCGTTCAAACTCTCCCCCGGTTCAATTGGAGTCCGTATTACCTTGACACTGTACTGAAAACCCTGCGCCGGACCGGTAACGTAGACTGTAACGTTGCTTATCGTCTCGTTGCCGAGGTTCGTCACCGAAAAGGGAACGACAACGGTGCTCCCGGGCAGAGCTGGAATCTCCTTGTTAAGAACCGTAACGCTCAGGAGTGGAGCTTCCTGGGATGAAACTTGATGGACAGTGAGCAAGGTAACGATTAACAGGATGATAAAAATTTTAACTTTCATCAGAAATCACCTCTTCGAGGGTTCTCTGCTTTCCGAGAAGGGAGTCCAGTGTCTGGAACTCGTCGTTCAAATCGAGACGGTAACTTTTCCCGCTTGACTTTAGGTTCCCGGGCAGATAGAACCTCCAGCCGACGTTTACGAATTTGACAGCGAGGATTGGTCTCCCTCCAAAGCGTTCCGCGAAGTAAACGAGCCTTTCAACGTCTTCTCTGGGGAGGTAAAGCCTCTCCGAGCGGGTGCTCTTGACCTCTATGCAGAGGTAATCCTTCCCGTTGCCGGCAACGAGGTCAACCCGGTGACTGCCGGCGGAACGAACGACGGCGAAACCGGCTTTCTCAAGCATCTTTATGAGCTCTCTTTCGGCACTGGCACCTCGCCTATATCTCATAGTCCTTTCCCCGCTAAATTTTCCCGGTTATCTTTATAAGTTCTCCCCGAGACTATAACCCGGTGGTGGGAATGACCGTTTACGAGTTCAACGGGAAGAAACCTAAAATTCATCCGACTGCTTTTGTTGATGAGAGCGCCTCCGTAATTGGCGACGTCGTTCTCGAAGAGAAGACAAGCGTCTGGCCATCCGCAGTTCTAAGGGGCGACATCGAACAGATTTACGTCGGCTGTTGCTCCAACGTTCAGGACAACGTGAGCATACACACCTCCCACAACCAGCCGACCAGGATAGGCAAGTACGTCACCATAGGCCACAACGCGGTCGTTCATGGGGCTGAGATAAGCGACTACGTCATCATAGGCATGGGGGCGGTAATCCTCGACGGGGCTAAGATAGGCAAGCACGTAGTTATAGGCGCTGGAGCCCTTGTCCCGCCGGGCAAGGAGATTCCCGACTACAGCCTCGTCATCGGCGTTCCGGGCAAGGTTGTCAGACAGCTAAGCGAAGAGGAAATCGAGTGGACAAAGAAGAACGCAGAAATCTACATGGAGCTTGCCGAGAAGCACCTTAAATCAAGGAAGAGGATTGAGTGAGGGTTATGATTTACAGGCTTCTCTCCCACGTCCCTCACATTATTTTCAAGCCCGCTTACGACCTGTACGAGAAGTACCTCCTTGAAAAGGTTAAATCCGGGAACATTCCCAAGCACGTTGCCATAATAATGGACGGCAACAGGAGATGGGCAAGGAAACTTGAAAAGCCCCCCTGGTATGGCCACTTCTTTGGCTCTAAAAAGCTTGAGGAAATCCTCGAATGGTGTCGCGAACTTGGAATAAGGACTCTCACGGTCTACGCCTTCTCCACCGAGAACTTCAAGAGAACACCTGAGGAAGTAAATGCCCTTATGAACCTCTTTGAGGAGAAGTTCAAGGAGCTCGTTAAGGACAAGAGGGTTCACAGGTACGGCATAAGGGTTAACGTCATCGGGAGGAAGGAGATGCTCCCCGAAAACGTTAGGAGAGCTGCAGAGGAAGCCGAGCGTGCAACGAGGAAGTACTCCAACTACACCCTCAACATAGCCCTGGCCTACGGGGGAAGGAGCGAGATTGCCGATGCCGTCAAGGAGATAGTCGAGGACGTTCTGGCCGGAAAGCTGAAGCCAGATGAGATAGACGAGGAACTGATAAAGCGTTACCTCTATTACCCAAACATGCCTGACCCGGACATAGTGATAAGAACAGGCGGTGAAGTCAGGATAAGCAACTTCCTCCTATACCAGATAGCCTACAGCGAGCTCTTCTTTGTTGACGTCTACTTTCCCGAGTTCAGGAAGATTGACTTCCTTCGAATCATACGCGAGTTCCAGAAGAGGCAGAGGCGCTTTGGACGGTAGTTTTTAAGCTTTTCCGCTAAAGCTTATTAACACCCGCGAGAACCTTCTCAGGTGGTGAGCATGTACAGTGAGCTGAGTCCCGGCGTTAAGAAGGTCTACACCCAGGTCCGCTACCTCGATGACTACCACTGGGAAATCGAGGGGAATACTATAATCGGAACCCACAAGAAGAGCAACGTGAAGGTTGTTATAGACGTCGCCAAGAACAGGGACGAGGCCGATTCATTGGCCGGAAAGGACGTCAATGGAATCCACATCGTGGCAATCCCCGACAAGGGCGTCTTCTACGTCAAGAACGGAAGCTTTGTCCTCACCTACCGCTACCTCAAAGCCACCCTCGCGGATATAAACGACCACATAGTTTGGGCCGGCTTTAAGGTCGCTGAGAGCGATGGGAAACTCGTTCAGGAGGACATCTACGAGTACCTCGGCGGTGCGCTGATAAACCACATAAAGGCCAACCTTCTAGCGGGTCAGGACTACATCTTCTGGCAGTTCTACAGGTGCGAGGAATGTGGAAAGTACGTTGACATTGAGAACCTCGAGAACCACCTCAAGGGACACGGTATAAAGCTCCACGAGAAAAGTGAGGAGCACTACGAGGTCTTTGAGCTCAACTTCAGGGACGGTAAGGTTTATGACAAGTTCGGCAAGGAAGTCAAACTCGACAAGTTCAGCGAAGAGGCAAGGGAGTTCTTGGCGGAGGTGTTCTCTGGGACGCCACATGGGGGGTGAGGAATGAAGACACTTCTCGATGTTTTTCCTCTCTCAGCAATGAAGGGGTCAACCGTTTCCGTAATTTTTGACACCTACTCCTCAGCTTGGCAAATTCTATTTCTCTTTCTTAGAAAAGCTATTGAGGAGGGCTACTTTACGGTTATTTCAAACTACAGCGTTCCCCTTAAAAGCCTCCTCCACAGGTGCAACAGCGTGGGTATGAACGCGGAGGAAGCACTCCAAAGTTCTAGGCTTGCCATAATAGATGTCTTCGGCTCCAGGTATTCACCCCTAAGGCTTGATATGGAGAACGTCTTCTACCTCGACAAGGTTTAACCAGAAACGATAAACCCGAAGATAGACATGATTTACTGCGGACCTCTCAAGGAGAGCTTAACTTCCAAGAACGCCATCAGAATGATTTACACACTTGACGGGGCCTCCCTAATGCTCGGGGAGGAGCAGACCATAAAGCTCCTCAACCAGACAATAGCCCAAAAGAGCATCCGCTTTCCGGAATCAATTCTTCTCCTGCCACTTAACGCCGACATGGTCTCCAAGAGGTTCGTTGCATGGGTTTCAAACATAAGCGATTATGTTCTACTGGCAAAGTCAGAAATAAGGGATAACAACGTCAAAGAGCTTCTCTACTTCCTGAAGGCACCCTACCCGGACTTCGAGCCGATGATATACTCTCTCAAAGTAAGCAGGGGAAGGGAGAAAATAGTGTTAAAAGAGATATCAACCCCTGAACTTTGGCCTCCTGCTGAGGAGAAGCGGTAGGGGCCTCGGCTTGTATGGGAAGCCCTCGGTCTTCCTCTTTATCTCCCTGATGAGGTCCTCCAGTTGCATCTCAACTTGCTTGCCGTCCTCCCTTCTCCTGACGGTTACAGTGTTCTGCTCCTTCTCGTTCTTGCCGACGACGACTATGTAGGGAATCCACTCCTTCTCCGCCTTCCTTATCTTCTTGTTGAGCCTGTCGCCAGTATCGTCAACGTCAACCCTTATCTTAGCTCCTTCAAGCTTTCCTGCAACGTAGAGGGCGTAGTCCATGACTTCATCGCTTACCGGAATGACGCGGACCTGTATCGGGCTGAGCCAGAGCGGGAACATCGGCTTTTGGCCTTTCGCTTGAAGTTTTGCCTGCTTCTCAAGGATTGCATACATGACGCGCTCAATAGCTCCGCTCGGGGAGCAGTGGAGTATGAGCGGGTAGCGCTCCTTGCCTTCTTCATCGTAGTAGGTTATTCCAAACCTCTCCGCGTTCTCCACGTCTATCTGCACCGTGCTCAAAGCGGCCGCCTTGTCGAGGTTGTCAACGAAGTTGAACTCGAACTTGAGGATGAAGTAGAAGAACCTCTGGTCCCACATCTCTATCAGGACGGGCTTGCCTATTATCTTTGCCAGCTCGACTATGAAGTCCTTGTTTTCCTCCCAGAAGTCCCTTGTAAAGCGTATGGCCACCTCGTAGTCCTCTGGCGTAAGGCCAACGCCCCTGAGGACCTCCATGCTGAGCTTGTACTGCTTCTTGAACTCGTCCATCGCCTGCTGGAGGTCCTTGGCAACGGTGTGCATGTCCGGCATCGTGAAGGCCCTGAGCCTTCTCAAGCCTGAAAGCTCGCCGCTCTTCTCTCTCCTAAAGGAGTATCTAGTTAGCTCGTACATCCTCAGTGGGAGGTTGCGGTAGCTTATGATTGCGTCCTTCTTGATGAGGAACTGGCCGAAACATGCCGCGAAGCGGAGGAAGAACTTCTTGTCACCGCTTTTAACTATGTACTGTCTCGCAGGGAAGCGGTTGAGGTACTTCTCAAGGGCAGGGTGCTCGAAGTCATACATGATTGGCGTTTCCACTTCCATGGCACCGTATTCAACAACCTTCTCGGTAACGTACTGCTCAAGGAGGCCCTTGATGAGTCTTCCCTTGGGATAATACCTAAGGTTTCCCCCGTCACTTCCCGGTTCGTAATCAACGAGCTCGTGCTCAAGCATGAGCTTAACGTGCGGAGGTTCTCTGTCAGCTATCCTGTTTTTGGCTATCTCGTAGTTGACGAACTTCCTCAGGTTTTCATAACCGGTGAAGTCGAACTTGTCAACATCTATAAGCTCGCCTTCGGGTGTGAGGATATACCAGTAGCTGACTAGCTCCTTCTCCTCCTTTTCAAGGGCTATATTGCGCTCCTCCTTCGAAACGCCTTCCTCCGGGACTATCGTCCTGCTGAGCTCGGCCAGTGGGTGGCCTTTACAGCTGAGCTTGAATGCCTTGTAGTAGCCAAACGGGGCGCGCTTGACTTCATAGTCCCTCTCTTTAAGCTTCTCCTCGATTTTCTTGAGCACCTCAAGGGCTATTTCAGGCTTTGCCAGTTCGCTACTCAGATGGGCAAAGGGGTAAACGAAGACCCTCTCTGCCTTTACCTGTTTTGCGACCTCTTCGATTTCCTTCACAGCCTTCTCGACGACATCATCTGGGTTTGCCTCATCAACCTTCTCGACGCTTATGAAGACCGCAAGTACCTCATCGAGCCTGCCCTTCTTCTGCTCCTCGCTTATCGGCTCGGGGTTCTTGAGGGCTTTGTCCCTGACCTCGTACTCAAGGTAGTCCGCGTGTATCAGAAGCATTCTCATTCCTACCACCACCTCTCCATCGCTTCGAATTACTAAAACTTTTTCCTTCCGCCTATAAACGTTGGGGAACGCTTAAAAAGAGGGGGTAGGAAAATCTTCGGAGGTGAGGGAATGGAGGATAAGAAGGTTAAGAACGGTGACCTCGTACTTCCGGGAGATTATCTCGGCGTCATAGAGGAGTTCATGCCCGGCGAAGGCGTCAGAGAGGAGAACGGCGAACTCTACGCAACGAGAGCTGGTAAGGTCAGAATCAATCCAGAGAAAATGGAGATAAGCGTCGAGCCCGTAACCGATACTCCCCCCCTCCCGAAGGTTGGCGACGTGGTCCTCGCGAGGGTCATAGAGGTCAAGCCTCAAGCTGTGATAGTCCAGCTCCTCCAGATAGAGGGTCGCGAAAACGACAGGGAAATAGCGACCTCAAAGCTCGCCGGAATCCACATTTCCCAGATAAAGGAGGGCTTTGTCGAGGACATAACCAAGGAGTTCAAGATTGGGGACATAGTGAGGGCAAAGGTCATAGCCAACGAAAAGAGCCCGATACAGCTCACAACAAAGGATAAAGACCTTGGCGTCGTTTACGCCCTCTGCTCCCGCTGTAGGACACCCCTCATAAGGCGCGGGGACAAGCTAATCTGTCCGCGCTGTGGAAACGTTGAGACGAGAAAGCTCTCGCCATACTATAGAAAGCTGAAGGTGTCTCTATGAGGGCCAAGAAGGTAATAACGATTCACGTGAAGGACGACGTTGAAAAGGAGGAGTTCATGAAGGAACTCCAGAGACTTCGCCTGCCGGCTTTCATCTACGTCCACGGAAAGCTAAACTCCCTTAAAATCAACGTTCAGGGCACGAAGGACGACATCAGGGAGGCAATACGGAAAATAAGGGAAATCCACAACCGCGTAAGGACCAAGCTCTACCCGGACAAGCGCGGTCTATACCACTACACGATTGACGACCTCCTCCGAGAGGCCAGAACAAGCGTTTCAACCCCCATAATAATCAAAACTCTTGAACTCCTCGGCGAAAAGGTTGAACTCAGCGGAGATGAGCTCGTAACATCCCTTCCATGGAGCGAGGCCGTTGAACTCGTTGAAAGGCTTGGAGATGCCCTCTCGGAGATAGCGCTCCAGACGACGAGACAGATTAGGGAAGTGGCAGTTCCGGTTAGCGTTGCCTTTAACGTTCCACCTGAGGAAGTCTTGGAGAAACTCGTTGAGCTGGGTCTAGCCGAGTGGAAGGAGGATAAGTTTAAATACGAGCTCATTAAGAACAAGGAGCAGGCCCTAGAAGAGCTGTTGAAAGCCTTGACGGGTGATGCTGATGAGGATTGAGGTAATAAAGCGCGAGGAAAACCTGCTGGAATTTTACCTCGAAGGAGAGGACCACACCTTCGCCAACCTGCTCAATGAAGTCCTCCACGAGAACAAGCACGTTAAGTTCGCCGGCTACACAATCGAGCACCCTATTCTCATGGCCAGAAAGCCGAGGTTTAAAGTCGTAACCGACGGGAAGGTTACACCGGAGAAGGCCCTTGAGGAGGCCGCCCAGAAGGTATTCGATAGGGCCAGGGTTCTTCTTGATGCATGGAAGAATGCCCTCGAAGGGTGAAACCCTTGGCCTCTTTTTCTTACTCCAAAGATTTTACCGATAAGGGATTGGCCAAGTTTGGTGATTCTCTCCTCAACTTCGTGTTTTCCCTGGCCCTGAGCGAGTATTTGGGCAGACCCACTGGAGAGAGGGTTCCGAACGCTTCTCTGGCCATGGCCCTTGAGATGTCGGGATTGAGAAAGCTAGCCCCCCCAAGGAGCGACAAGCACGCGAGGGGGGATGTGGCAGAGGCTATTCTAGCTTACGCCTGGCTTGAGGGCGTTATAACTATGGAAGAGGCAGTTCAAATCATCAGGGAGAACCTAACTGAGGACGTAACCCACTTCACACGGAAAAAGGAGGCAATAGGAAAGGCCCTGGCCGTCCTTTACAGGGAGATAGGGAAGAGGATAGGAGTTTAAGTTATCTTCGGCGGTCTCATCATCTCCGGGAGGTCACGCTAGAGCTAGAGGACGGTTATCATGTAGTGGGAAAATAGAACAGGAATTAACCAGTTCTAAAGGCCGAAGCGCTAGACCAGACCGATGGGAACAACGCGAGGATATAGGATTTTGAGAAGATAGAACAGCTCTCTCGTTTTCTTGCCGAGCAGAATTTCTTCCCTTGAGAGCACGATGAGGAGTTCATGGAACAGTAAATAACCCCAAATGAGCAAAAACAGCTGGCTGTTCTTAACCGAAAGGATGACGGCGAGATAGTAGAGGAGAACATCCCCGATTGAAAGCAACGCAATGAATATCGCCAGAGATACCTTTGGACTAAATCCAGCTTTGGTATAGGGTTGCTCATAATAGTAATCGGGCTTTGTCCTAAGTTTTGGGGCTTTCCAATGTATTCGGCCGAAAACATCGAGGATATTAGGTAAGTAAAAACCCCCAATAAACGATGAAAGGTACTAAAAAATCGTATTCAATCCCCGTAGTCCCGAACAGAAAAGTTTTCGGAGAATATTAAAACCGCCAACGTCCAGTGGAACGGAAAAGGAGTTTGATTTAATCTTTTCCACGATGACCCCCATGCTGACGGAGAGCGAGCCGTACAGGAAGGGAAGTACCGCCAACGATGTCACGATTTCACCCCGAAAACAAAGTGAGAGAGTAATATAAATACTTTTCTTAATTAGAATACAAGCAAGCTGAGAAAAGGTAAAATTCAGAGGCTCGTGAGCAACTCGATTAGTCCCTGTTTGCTCGGTATCTTGGCGAACTTGTCGGCGTCCTTCACCTTCAGGAGTAGAGGAACATCGCCAAAGAGCTTGAGAACCTTTCCAAAGGGTATGCTTCCCTCCCCCGGAAGGAGGTGGAGGTCACCGACGCCATAAGCTAAAGCGTCCTCGGGTTCGACCTGCGGGAAGAGCTTTCCGAAGTTGTCGTGTATCATGAGGATTATCGTCTTGTCTGTGCCGAGCTTAACATCTTCAAGCAGTTTTTCCTCGTTGCCCTGGGCGCTGAGGAAGGCATGGGCGACGTCGAGGGCGAAGCCGACGTTGTCCCTCTGGACGTTGTCAACAACGTAGAGGGTGTCCTTAACACTGAAGGTGTTTTCGAGGGCTATCTTTATGCCGAATGGAGCCACCATGTCCGCCAGCTGCTGTATAGCCTCTATCTCGAGGTCAAGCCTTCCCGTCCTTCCGCTCTGCATGACGATGACCTTGGCGCCGAGCTTTATCGCCACGTCTGCAACTGCTTTGGCAACGCGGAAGTGCCTGGTGTAGTAGATGTGGTCACGCAGGTTCACTGAGGTTGGCATCCTGACGATGTAGTTTATCCCAACGCCCCTGAGGGCCGTCTCTATGTTCCTCAGGCTTTTCTCAACTACCACACCGTTCTTGATTAGCCCAAGCGTATGGGGGAATATCGAGACGAAGTCGTAGTCCTTTATCTTGACGTCCGCGAGGATTGAAGCTAGGCTCTTGTCCTTTGTAACGAAGTGGGGATAGATGGTTACCCCAATCTCCATGCAATCACCTGGCGGAATTTGGCAGGAGGATATAAAAAGCTTAGCGGGGTAAGTTTAAAAGCCAACAAGGAAAGGTGTCTAAGGTGAGAGAATGAGGGAAAACCTCTGGAAGTACGTATCAGTGGTTCTTGTTCTCCTGCTCGCCCTCTCGACAGTGGCAATCGTTGTACTCTACAAGGCGATTTCACCGGCGGTCGTTTCGCCCAATAATACAGCGCCTGCCGTCGTTGAGACCCCAGTAAACCTCACCTGCAATGGAACGTCAAGCTACCAGATAAACCAGCTCAAAGAGGAAGTCGCTTATCTGCGCTCCCTCATTAACAAAACGGGAGGAAAAACAATAGCGGTCGTCCCCATTTTTGGGATAATAGATGATTACACAGCCCTCGAAGTAATACCCCTTCTCAGGAGAATATCCACAAATGGCTCCATCGGGGGCGTTCTTCTCTGGATTGAGAGCCCAGGCGGGGAAGTTGGACCTGTGATGGAAATATACTCTACCGTCAAGAAACTTTCACTAGTAAAGCCTGTAGTGGCCTACTCCGGTGGCATAATGGCTTCTGGAGGTTATTACATAGCCAACGGTGCCGACAAAATCGTGGCAAGTCCGCTCGCCGAGGTGGGAAGCATTGGGGTAATATACGTCCACTACGACCTGCAGGAGAACTACCAGAGGAACGGAATTAAGGTGGAAGTCTTCAAAACCGGCCCTTACAAGGACATGGGGGCCGAGTGGAGGGACCTAACCCCCGAGGAGAAGAAGATAATAACCAACATGGTGAACACGTACTTCCAGGCGTTCCTCCAGGCCGTGAGCGAGGGCAGGAACATGAGCATCTCTCAGGTTAAGAAGTTCGCCAGTGGGAGAACGTGGTTCGCCGAGAACGTTACTGGAGCTCTGGTGGACGAAACAGGGGGTATTGATACCGCTATTTCCGTTCTCGAAAGGTTAATGAATGTTACAGGTGCAAAGGTGGTCATATACAAGAACCTTGAAACTCCAAGCGACTTTGAGGTGGTGGGGAGCAAGGCACTCTACCTCGACCCGAGCTACATTACTCCCTATCTGGGAGGTGATTGAATGCTCTGCGAGGAGAAGCTCGAGGTGTTTGAGAACGGTTTCGATGACGGGAAGTTCAAACTCAGGATTGAGTTCTACGGAAAGGACGCCAGGAGACTTCTCCTCGCTGTGATAAGGGAGCTCTACCTTCCAGACTACGGCGAGGACTACATATATCCCTTCGAGTGCGCCAAAGACTTTTGGGGCATTTACCTTGACCCGTCTGAGATAATTGCAGAGGAGTCCAATTTTAGCCCAATAAAGTTCGTTAACAAAAGCATCATCAACAGGCTGGAGAAGGCGCTCGATGAAATAGCTCCGGACGAAATTAAAGACAGAATCAACTTGGAAGAAGCGGAAATAGTGAAGCTCAAGAAAACCCTACTCGCGCTCGGGAAGGACTTTATCCTCGACGAAAGAGGTTACCTCATAGTCTTTAACAAGCCGAGCGCAAGGGGGCTAATCCTAAAATACTTGGGGATGCTGAATGGAACTTGAAACTGCCGTCTGGGTCGGTGTTTCACTGGTGATACTCTATTTAACCTGGCAGACGGTTAGTCCTGTTCTCTCTCCCCTGATAGTGGCAGTTACCCTTACTTATATACTCTATCCACTTCACGAAAGGCTTAGCTCAAAAATCGGCAACCGTTGGTCAGCGCTTCTCCTTACGGGAATACTTACCGTTCTTTCCTTCCTTTTTATTCTTGGCTTCGCACTCTGGATAAACGACGTTAAATATTCCCTAGCAGGGTATGTCAACACATTTTTCAAGTGGCTTCTTGGCCTGAACCTACCCTCTGAAGCGTATGACTTCCTCCAGAGGATTTCCCAGGCCATGACGGACCGTTTCGATGCCTACGTTCTGGGATACACGTACTCCCTTCCAAAGCTCTCCCTTCAGGTAATCGTCATGGTGTTCTCATTTTACGGCGTCCTTGTAAATGCAAAGGCCATAAAAATGGAAGTGTACTCGCTCCTACCTCCTTCAAACCGCGAACTTGCCGTTAAGTTAATCAATCGGGCGGGGGAAACCCTCCATCAGGTCCTCCGTGGATGGCTTCTGGTCAGCGTTGGAAAAGGAATTGCTATGGCCGTCGCCTTCTCGCTCTTTGGAGTGTCTAACGTTGGGGGTTCAATAGCGGCGGGCATACTCACGGCAATCCTTGAGCTCCTTCCCATTGTTGGGGGCTGGATGGTCTGGCTCGGGGCGTCGTTTTACCTGTTTACATCGGGAATGGTAGGACACGCAATAGCCATTTTGCTTTACGGGTTTACTCTTGTCTCCCCCCTTCCGGATTTATTGCTCTCAAAGAGACTTGGCAGAAGGCAGTGGGGCGTAAACGCACTGGTGAGCCTCGTTGGGATATTTGGAGGCTACATTGCCTTTGGATTCGTTGGGATAATAATCGGACCTGTGTCCCTATCTCTTCTCATAACCCTCATAGAAGAGTGGAAGAGGGCAAAGAACACTAAGGAGCAAATCGCCTCATAAAGCTGGCGACCTTAACCGCATCTAGGGTTTCCCGGACGTCGTGGGTTCTCACTATGTTGGCTCCTTTAAACACAGCTATTGCAGTCGCTGAGAGACTTCCTGCCAACCTTTCGGAGGGGTCTTCCTTACCGGTTATTGCCCCTATAAAGGATTTACGGGAAACACCTACTAAAATTGGCCTTCCGAGGGATTTCAAAAGGTTGAGGTTCGCTATCACCCTTGAGTCCCACTCATACCACGGGGGGTAATCCGGTCTGAGAAAACCTATTGCGGGGTCCACTGCGATGTCTTCAACACCGTGCTCCCTGGCTATAACAAGGCTTTCTTGGAGGAAGTCAATCACTGCCCTTATGGGGTTAATGAACT encodes the following:
- the sppA gene encoding signal peptide peptidase SppA, yielding MRENLWKYVSVVLVLLLALSTVAIVVLYKAISPAVVSPNNTAPAVVETPVNLTCNGTSSYQINQLKEEVAYLRSLINKTGGKTIAVVPIFGIIDDYTALEVIPLLRRISTNGSIGGVLLWIESPGGEVGPVMEIYSTVKKLSLVKPVVAYSGGIMASGGYYIANGADKIVASPLAEVGSIGVIYVHYDLQENYQRNGIKVEVFKTGPYKDMGAEWRDLTPEEKKIITNMVNTYFQAFLQAVSEGRNMSISQVKKFASGRTWFAENVTGALVDETGGIDTAISVLERLMNVTGAKVVIYKNLETPSDFEVVGSKALYLDPSYITPYLGGD
- a CDS encoding PH1570 family protein — translated: MLCEEKLEVFENGFDDGKFKLRIEFYGKDARRLLLAVIRELYLPDYGEDYIYPFECAKDFWGIYLDPSEIIAEESNFSPIKFVNKSIINRLEKALDEIAPDEIKDRINLEEAEIVKLKKTLLALGKDFILDERGYLIVFNKPSARGLILKYLGMLNGT
- a CDS encoding AI-2E family transporter translates to MELETAVWVGVSLVILYLTWQTVSPVLSPLIVAVTLTYILYPLHERLSSKIGNRWSALLLTGILTVLSFLFILGFALWINDVKYSLAGYVNTFFKWLLGLNLPSEAYDFLQRISQAMTDRFDAYVLGYTYSLPKLSLQVIVMVFSFYGVLVNAKAIKMEVYSLLPPSNRELAVKLINRAGETLHQVLRGWLLVSVGKGIAMAVAFSLFGVSNVGGSIAAGILTAILELLPIVGGWMVWLGASFYLFTSGMVGHAIAILLYGFTLVSPLPDLLLSKRLGRRQWGVNALVSLVGIFGGYIAFGFVGIIIGPVSLSLLITLIEEWKRAKNTKEQIAS